The following coding sequences are from one Primulina eburnea isolate SZY01 chromosome 15, ASM2296580v1, whole genome shotgun sequence window:
- the LOC140813996 gene encoding uncharacterized protein, with product MAVAVAVAVAVASSIAPKSFLALRGPKQSNPFYKTPVKLSFFNTNHSRRSLHVVGSVAGEFDVIPVQSDDIVDQKSGAVFIGKEAEGAEVDLVVGGFASDASGRLTLEGAVGFSTSASSAAGSDSVDGESQLEMARLVDRTINASIVLAAGSFAIAKLLTIDHNYWHGWTLFEILRYAPEHNWNAYEAALETNPVLAKMFISGVVYSLGDWIAQCYEGKPLFEFDRSRTFRSGLVGFSLHGSLSHYYYHFCEALFPFDDWWVVPAKVAFDQTAWSAVWNSIYFILLGVLRRDSPASIFSEWKATFWPMLTAGWKLWPFAHLITYGVIPVEQRLLWVDTVELVWVTILSTYSNEKSETRTSEVPAETNPTSSVER from the exons ATGGCCGTCGCCGTCGCCGTCGCCGTCGCCGTCGCCTCCTCCATCGCCCCAAAATCCTTCTTAGCTCTTCGTGGGCCCAAACAGAGCAACCCTTTCTACAAGACTCCCGTCAAACTTAGTTTCTTCAACACAAATCATAGTCGTCGTTCCTTACATGTTGTGGGCTCGGTGGCCGGTGAGTTTGACGTCATCCCCGTCCAGAGTGATGACATAGTGGATCAAAAAAGCGGCGCCGTATTCATAGGAAAAGAAGCGGAAGGGGCGGAGGTGGATTTGGTTGTAGGGGGTTTTGCCAGTGACGCTTCTGGAAGGCTGACTCTCGAGGGAGCTGTTGGTTTCTCAACCTCTGCTTCTAGTGCAGCTGGCTCGGACTCGGTCGATGGGGAAAGCCAGCTGGAAATGGCGAGACTTGTGGATAGGACCATTAATGCTTCTATTGTGTTGGCTGCTGGATCTTTTGCCATCGCCAAGCTACTTACCATCGATCATAATTATTGGCAT GGATGGACCCTTTTCGAAATATTGAGATATGCACCCGAACACAACTGGAATGCGTATGAGGCTGCTCTTGAAACAAATCCTGTCTTGGCGAAAATGTTTATCAGTGGAGTTGTTTATTCCTTGGGGGATTGGATCGCACAG TGTTATGAAGGGAAACCTCTGTTTGAATTTGACCGTTCACGTACGTTCAGATCTGGCCTAGTTGGTTTTTCACTTCACGGTTCCCTTTCGCACTATTACTATCATTTCTGTGAG GCTTTATTTCCTTTTGATGATTGGTGGGTTGTTCCTGCTAAAGTTGCTTTTGATCAAACAGCTTGGTCTGCTGTTTGGAACAGCATTTACTTCATTCTTTTAGGGGTCTTACGCCGTGACTCCCCtgccagtatcttttctgagTGGAAAGCTACTTTCTGGCCAATGTTAACG GCTGGTTGGAAGCTATGGCCTTTTGCTCATCTGATCACGTATGGCGTGATTCCTGTCGAACAAAGGCTTCTATGGGTTGACACAGTGGAACTTGTTTGGGTCACCATATTGTCTAC TTACTCAAACGAGAAATCTGAAACAAGAACGTCTGAAGTTCCCGCTGAGACAAATCCAACATCATCGGTGGAGAGATGA
- the LOC140814726 gene encoding uncharacterized protein has protein sequence MGKTGRDWTQIYAIYGMDDWQTPLFLLIHAMGFSVLSVVFLFYFEPICLFLQHFFPGPASSRFAAGFTGSVTALSAVCLFFAAGNFFYSAVSLHWDMSQRIVSSVSDWSSVKHALDLGCGRGILLNAVAMQLKKSGSSGRVVGLNPARTQTRSSTVIPTRTLKTAGLEGVQEYVTCRPGDPRTLPFSDNYFDVVVSAAFVHRVGKEFGAKSAAAAAERMRVLCEAVRVLKPGGVGVVWDLVHVPEYVHRLNELKMEDIRVSDRVTAFMVNSHIVSFRKPRHHFVRSAEVRLDWRFNGLC, from the exons ATGGGGAAAACAGGCAGAGATTGGACGCAGATCTACGCGATCTACGGTATGGATGACTGGCAGACACCATTATTCCTTCTCATTCATGCCATGGGCTTCTCTGTTCTCTCAGTTGTGTTCCTTTTCTACTTCGAACCTATTTGCCTTTTCCTGCAACACTTTTTCCCGGGCCCTGCTTCGAGTCGCTTCGCCGCAGGTTTCACCGGCTCAGTCACAGCGCTCTCCGCCGTATGCCTCTTCTTCGCCGCCGGTAACTTCTTCTACTCCGCCGTGTCCCTTCACTGGGACATGTCCCAGCGCATCGTGTCCTCTGTCTCGGATTGGTCCTCCGTCAAGCACGCACTTGACCTGGGTTGTGGCCGGGGCATCCTCCTGAACGCAGTCGCTATGCAGCTCAAGAAATCCGGGTCCTCCGGTCGCGTTGTTGGGCTCAATCCGGCCCGGACCCAGACACGCAGCAGCACCGTCATTCCTACACGTACCTTGAAAACCGCTGGCCTCGAGGGCGTCCAAGAGTACGTCACTTGCAG GCCAGGTGACCCAAGGACGCTACCCTTCAGCGACAACTACTTCGATGTGGTGGTATCTGCTGCGTTCGTACACAGGGTGGGTAAAGAGTTTGGGGCCAAGTCTGCTGCTGCTGCGGCGGAACGCATGAGGGTGTTGTGTGAGGCGGTGAGGGTGCTGAAGCCCGGCGGCGTGGGGGTTGTGTGGGACCTGGTGCATGTGCCGGAGTACGTGCATCGGCTGAATGAGCTGAAGATGGAGGATATCCGGGTCTCGGATCGGGTCACCGCGTTTATGGTCAACAGCCATATCGTTTCGTTTCGGAAGCCACGTCATCATTTCGTGAGGTCCGCTGAAGTGAGACTAGATTGGAGATTCAACGGTCTTTGTTGA
- the LOC140814621 gene encoding uncharacterized protein, with amino-acid sequence MVCFCFLVDQKRVIRRSKPVAGMCSRCRHGALVADMQTSTRFCYIPFYWKSWKAIVCCFCGSILKSYR; translated from the coding sequence ATGGTTTGTTTCTGTTTTCTGGTGGACCAGAAGAGGGTCATACGGCGGAGCAAGCCGGTGGCGGGGATGTGTTCGCGGTGCCGACATGGCGCCTTGGTGGCCGACATGCAAACCTCGACGAGGTTTTGTTACATACCATTTTATTGGAAATCGTGGAAAGCCATCGTATGTTGTTTCTGCGGCTCCATTCTCAAATCCTATCGGTGA